A region from the Simiduia sp. 21SJ11W-1 genome encodes:
- a CDS encoding rhodanese-related sulfurtransferase, protein MSYVVCALYKFVTLPNYRDLREPLLEEMTRLGVKGTLLLASEGINGTVAGTRAAIDDLLLYLKAKPAFAELDSKESFEEEMPFYRTKVKLKKEIVTMGVPGIDPLEVVGTYVEPEDWNALISDPEVTVIDTRNYYEYEVGSFKGAIDPKTESFRDFPEYIKQTLDPAKHKKVAMFCTGGIRCEKSTALLKSQGFDEVYHLKGGILNYLEKVPESESLWQGECYVFDNRVAVNHALERGSYDLCHGCRHPITEADKQASTFEQGVCCPRCHHLLTDEQRRRFEERQRQIELAKQRNEAHIGRAPTERQQRAKARQQAAK, encoded by the coding sequence ATGTCTTACGTTGTGTGCGCGCTTTACAAGTTCGTAACCCTGCCCAATTACCGCGATTTGCGTGAGCCCTTGCTGGAAGAGATGACGCGCTTGGGGGTAAAAGGCACCTTGTTGCTGGCCTCTGAGGGCATTAACGGCACTGTTGCCGGTACTCGCGCGGCCATTGATGATTTGCTGTTGTACCTCAAGGCTAAGCCCGCCTTCGCGGAACTCGATTCCAAGGAGTCCTTTGAGGAGGAAATGCCTTTTTATCGCACCAAGGTCAAACTCAAAAAAGAGATTGTGACCATGGGCGTGCCCGGCATAGACCCGCTGGAAGTGGTGGGCACCTACGTGGAGCCCGAAGACTGGAACGCGCTGATCAGCGATCCGGAGGTTACGGTTATAGATACCCGCAACTACTACGAGTATGAAGTGGGCAGCTTCAAGGGCGCCATAGATCCGAAAACCGAGAGCTTTCGCGACTTTCCCGAGTACATCAAACAAACCCTGGACCCTGCCAAGCACAAGAAAGTGGCCATGTTCTGCACTGGCGGTATCCGCTGTGAGAAATCCACGGCGCTTTTGAAATCGCAGGGGTTTGACGAGGTGTACCACCTCAAAGGCGGCATTCTCAATTACCTTGAAAAGGTGCCCGAGTCTGAATCGCTGTGGCAGGGCGAGTGTTATGTGTTCGACAACCGCGTGGCGGTGAATCATGCACTAGAGCGCGGCAGTTACGACCTTTGCCACGGTTGCCGCCACCCCATAACCGAGGCTGATAAGCAGGCCAGCACCTTCGAGCAGGGCGTTTGTTGCCCGCGCTGCCACCACCTGCTCACCGATGAGCAGCGCCGCCGTTTTGAGGAGCGTCAGCGCCAGATTGAATTGGCCAAGCAACGCAATGAAGCCCACATAGGCCGCGCACCAACGGAGCGCCAGCAACGTGCCAAAGCGCGCCAACAGGCGGCAAAGTAG
- a CDS encoding SirB2 family protein, translated as MLLKHLHLSLALLSVSGFFIRGIWHLQAARYLHLRATRIAPHVIDFALLLTALGLLYQYQWQPWGSPWLTAKLLALLAYIGLGVLAFRFAKTRSLQFSAWLGALACAAYIVAVAITKSPTPFL; from the coding sequence GTGCTGCTTAAACACCTGCACCTAAGTCTGGCGTTGCTTTCGGTTAGCGGCTTTTTTATACGCGGCATCTGGCACTTGCAAGCTGCGCGCTACCTGCACCTCCGGGCCACCCGCATTGCGCCCCACGTGATTGATTTCGCGCTGTTGCTCACAGCCCTGGGCCTGCTTTACCAATACCAGTGGCAGCCCTGGGGCAGCCCGTGGCTTACGGCAAAACTGCTGGCGCTGCTGGCCTATATCGGGCTGGGTGTGCTGGCGTTTCGCTTTGCCAAAACCCGTTCCCTGCAGTTTTCTGCGTGGCTGGGGGCGCTGGCCTGTGCCGCCTACATTGTGGCAGTAGCCATTACCAAGAGCCCGACGCCCTTCCTTTAA
- a CDS encoding acyl-CoA thioesterase II produces MSNPLLNILDIEQLDLNLFRSRQHQENHRHHLFGGQVLGQSLMAAARTVEGRMPHSMHAYFMRAGVSDIPVIYDVDPIRDGGSFTTRRVVARQRGRAIFNMSCSFHIEEPGFEHQMSLATMPPGPDDLPKTSFVKADAQAGSSDVHAMYFDLRSAQPDMYTSTEAFAPTSEFWMRSVAKLPDDPLLHCAALAYASDIGLMATSTLPHATSIMSPELMPASIDHAMWFHRDFRIDNWLLYSTDSPWAGGARGLNRGLVYDQQGRLVASTMQEGLIRPIKPR; encoded by the coding sequence ATGTCGAATCCGCTGCTAAACATCCTAGATATCGAACAACTGGACTTAAACCTGTTTCGATCCCGTCAGCATCAGGAAAACCATCGGCATCATTTGTTTGGCGGCCAGGTACTGGGCCAATCGTTAATGGCCGCAGCCCGCACTGTAGAGGGGCGCATGCCCCACTCCATGCACGCCTATTTTATGCGCGCAGGCGTGAGCGATATTCCCGTAATTTACGATGTAGACCCAATACGCGATGGCGGCAGCTTTACCACCCGGCGCGTGGTTGCCCGCCAGCGAGGCCGCGCCATTTTTAATATGTCTTGCTCTTTTCATATAGAAGAGCCGGGTTTCGAGCACCAGATGTCGTTGGCAACCATGCCGCCGGGGCCCGATGACCTGCCCAAAACCAGCTTCGTAAAGGCCGATGCCCAAGCCGGCAGCAGCGATGTACACGCCATGTACTTTGACTTGCGCTCCGCCCAACCCGACATGTACACCAGCACTGAAGCCTTTGCCCCAACCAGCGAGTTTTGGATGCGCTCAGTGGCCAAGCTGCCAGACGACCCGCTCCTGCATTGCGCGGCACTTGCCTATGCAAGCGACATAGGGCTGATGGCCACCTCCACCCTGCCGCACGCCACCTCGATCATGTCGCCAGAACTTATGCCCGCCAGTATTGATCACGCCATGTGGTTTCACCGGGATTTCCGCATAGACAACTGGCTGCTCTACAGTACAGATAGCCCCTGGGCGGGCGGCGCCCGGGGCCTGAACAGAGGCCTGGTTTACGACCAGCAAGGCAGGCTTGTGGCCTCTACCATGCAAGAGGGGCTGATTCGGCCTATCAAGCCCCGTTAG
- a CDS encoding LysR family transcriptional regulator → MKQKALLGQLADTDIRLLRVFRVVAESGGVSAAELELNIGRSTISRHLKDLESRLGLTLCRRGRSGFGLTPEGRKVYQSALRTLGALDEFRADVNDLKQRLSGTLTLALFDKTATNPNCHLPEAIAAFTEQAPDVDVEIYVEPLNEIERGVIEGRFQCGVIPRHRASASLSYAPLFSEAMHLYCGASHPLFAVKAPKASALLACRYAGLGYHSPNMEEAHKLGLKRAATVYDQEGILHLLLSGMYIGYLPDHYAAPLVAAGRLRRIEHEDFNYQCQFEAIWRLSPRPARLLNLFLECLAQVHAGA, encoded by the coding sequence ATGAAACAAAAGGCCCTGTTGGGGCAGTTGGCCGATACCGACATCCGCCTGCTGCGGGTATTTCGGGTGGTGGCAGAGAGTGGTGGTGTGTCGGCCGCCGAGCTTGAGCTCAATATCGGGCGCTCTACCATTTCCCGCCACCTCAAAGATTTGGAGAGCCGCCTGGGCCTTACCCTGTGCCGGCGCGGGCGCAGTGGCTTCGGGCTAACGCCGGAGGGCCGCAAGGTGTATCAATCTGCGCTGCGTACCCTTGGCGCGCTGGATGAATTCCGGGCGGATGTAAACGATCTCAAGCAGCGCCTTTCGGGCACGCTGACGCTGGCCCTGTTTGATAAAACCGCCACCAACCCCAATTGTCATCTGCCGGAGGCCATTGCCGCCTTTACCGAGCAGGCGCCGGATGTAGACGTTGAAATATATGTAGAGCCACTCAATGAAATAGAGCGTGGGGTTATTGAGGGGCGCTTTCAGTGTGGGGTAATTCCCAGGCACCGGGCCTCGGCGAGTTTGTCTTATGCGCCGCTGTTTTCGGAGGCTATGCACCTTTACTGCGGTGCCAGCCACCCGCTGTTTGCGGTAAAGGCCCCCAAGGCCTCTGCGCTGTTGGCGTGCCGTTACGCGGGCCTCGGTTATCACTCGCCCAACATGGAAGAAGCCCATAAATTGGGGCTAAAACGCGCAGCCACCGTGTACGACCAAGAGGGTATTTTGCATTTGCTGTTAAGTGGCATGTACATAGGGTACTTGCCTGATCACTACGCGGCACCGCTGGTTGCAGCAGGCCGCCTGCGGCGCATAGAGCATGAAGATTTCAATTACCAGTGCCAGTTCGAGGCCATTTGGCGGCTTTCGCCAAGGCCTGCACGGCTGCTTAATTTATTTTTAGAGTGCCTGGCGCAAGTGCACGCGGGTGCATAA
- a CDS encoding CoA-acylating methylmalonate-semialdehyde dehydrogenase, with protein sequence MSVIGHIINGEHIQGEGRTQAVYNPATGTAEGTVQLADTATVKHAISVAEAAFPAWRNTPPLKRARVMFKFKDLLEQHADKICELITDEHGKVLNDAMGELQRGIENVEYATAAPELLKGEHSKNAGPAIDAWSEFQPLGVVAAITPFNFPAMVPLWMWPMAVVCGNCVVLKPSERAPSAVKYIVELAHEAGLPKGVLNLVNGDKEAVDTLLQDRRVQAVSFVGSTPIAEYVYTEGNKHGKRVQALGGAKNHAIVMPDADMENTISALIGAAFGSCGERCMAISVAVAVGDEAANKLVSGLQAAMASIKTGTGRDNSNDMGPLITGEHRNKVRQYVDDGVAEGATLVVDGRDLSVSEHPNGFFMGPCLFDNVRPNMRIYREEIFGPVLCVVRVDTMEQAMQLINDHEFGNGTCIFTRDGEAARYFSDHIQVGMVGINVPLPVPMAFHSFGGWKRSLFGDLSAYGPDAVRFYTRRKTITQRWPSSGVREGAQFTFPS encoded by the coding sequence ATGAGCGTCATCGGACACATCATTAACGGCGAACACATTCAAGGCGAAGGCCGCACCCAGGCGGTGTACAACCCCGCCACCGGCACCGCCGAAGGCACCGTTCAACTGGCAGATACCGCCACTGTAAAGCACGCCATCAGCGTGGCCGAGGCGGCCTTTCCCGCCTGGCGCAACACCCCGCCATTGAAGCGCGCCCGGGTGATGTTCAAGTTCAAGGATCTGCTGGAACAACACGCCGATAAAATCTGTGAACTCATAACCGATGAGCACGGCAAGGTGCTCAACGATGCCATGGGCGAGCTGCAGCGCGGCATTGAAAACGTTGAATACGCCACCGCCGCACCAGAGCTGCTAAAGGGTGAGCACAGCAAAAATGCAGGCCCGGCCATTGATGCCTGGAGTGAATTCCAACCGCTCGGCGTGGTGGCGGCCATCACGCCGTTTAACTTCCCCGCCATGGTGCCCCTGTGGATGTGGCCCATGGCCGTGGTGTGTGGCAACTGCGTGGTGCTAAAGCCCTCCGAGCGCGCCCCGAGCGCGGTTAAATACATCGTAGAGCTCGCCCACGAAGCCGGCCTACCCAAGGGCGTGCTGAACCTGGTTAATGGCGACAAAGAAGCGGTAGACACGCTCCTGCAAGATCGCCGCGTGCAAGCGGTCAGCTTTGTGGGTTCAACCCCCATTGCCGAGTATGTGTACACCGAAGGCAACAAGCACGGCAAGCGCGTGCAGGCCTTGGGCGGCGCTAAAAACCACGCAATTGTGATGCCCGATGCCGACATGGAAAACACCATCAGCGCACTCATTGGCGCAGCCTTTGGCTCTTGCGGCGAGCGCTGCATGGCAATCTCTGTGGCCGTGGCCGTAGGCGATGAAGCTGCCAACAAGCTCGTAAGCGGCCTGCAAGCGGCCATGGCGAGCATCAAAACCGGCACCGGGCGCGACAACAGCAACGACATGGGGCCACTCATTACCGGCGAGCATCGCAACAAGGTGCGCCAATATGTGGACGACGGCGTAGCCGAAGGCGCGACTCTGGTAGTAGACGGGCGCGATCTCTCGGTTAGCGAGCACCCCAACGGCTTCTTTATGGGCCCTTGTCTGTTCGACAATGTGCGCCCGAACATGCGTATTTACCGCGAAGAAATTTTCGGCCCGGTACTGTGCGTAGTAAGGGTGGATACCATGGAGCAGGCCATGCAGCTCATCAACGATCACGAGTTCGGCAATGGCACCTGTATTTTCACCCGCGACGGCGAGGCCGCGCGCTACTTCAGCGACCACATTCAAGTGGGCATGGTAGGCATTAACGTACCGCTACCTGTGCCGATGGCTTTCCACAGCTTTGGCGGTTGGAAGCGCTCGCTGTTTGGCGACCTCAGCGCCTACGGCCCCGATGCCGTGCGCTTTTACACGCGCCGCAAAACCATCACCCAGCGCTGGCCCTCATCGGGCGTGCGTGAAGGCGCCCAGTTTACCTTCCCAAGCTGA
- a CDS encoding aspartate aminotransferase family protein, with amino-acid sequence MTQLNLDAHWMPFSGNREFKRNPRMIRSAEGAYFTSTDGRKIFDGLSGLWTCGLGHCRTEISDAIAKQARTLDYSPAFQFGHEQSFELANKVVSLMPEGLNHVFFTGSGSESADTALKMARAYWRKKGQASKTRLIGRAKGYHGVNFGGISVGGIGPNRALYGDLLATDHLPHTQLANQPFVKGMPEQGAELANELLDIIALHDASNIAAVIVEPFAGSAGVIIPPKGYLQRLREICDQHNILLIFDEVITAFGRCGGMTGAEVFGVTPDLLNVAKQLTNGAVPMGAVIAKSEIYNAFMEAGGPDYMVEFPHGYTYSAHPLACAAGIAALDVLQKDKLPQRVAELAPYFENQLHQLRDRPHVAGIRNFGFAGALSLAHYPGEPARRPYEIAMAMWAKGFYVRYGGDTIQLGLPFITEKAEIDALLNALADTLTENT; translated from the coding sequence ATGACCCAACTAAACCTCGATGCACACTGGATGCCCTTCTCCGGCAACCGCGAGTTCAAGCGCAACCCCCGCATGATCCGAAGTGCCGAAGGCGCCTATTTCACCAGCACCGATGGCCGTAAGATTTTTGATGGCCTGTCTGGCCTATGGACCTGTGGCCTGGGCCACTGCCGCACTGAAATCAGCGATGCCATCGCCAAGCAGGCACGTACCCTCGACTACAGCCCAGCCTTCCAGTTTGGCCACGAGCAGTCTTTTGAGCTGGCCAATAAAGTGGTCTCGCTCATGCCTGAAGGCTTAAACCACGTGTTTTTCACGGGCTCAGGCTCAGAAAGCGCCGACACCGCGCTTAAAATGGCGCGCGCCTACTGGCGCAAAAAGGGCCAGGCAAGCAAAACCCGACTCATTGGCCGCGCCAAGGGCTATCACGGGGTCAACTTTGGCGGCATCAGCGTGGGGGGCATTGGCCCGAACCGGGCGCTCTACGGCGACCTATTGGCCACCGATCACCTGCCCCACACCCAACTTGCCAATCAACCCTTCGTGAAAGGCATGCCTGAACAAGGCGCCGAACTGGCCAACGAGCTGCTAGACATCATCGCCCTGCACGATGCCTCTAACATTGCCGCAGTAATTGTTGAGCCCTTCGCGGGCTCGGCCGGGGTGATCATTCCGCCCAAAGGCTACTTGCAGCGGCTGCGCGAGATTTGCGATCAACACAATATTTTGCTGATTTTTGATGAAGTCATCACCGCCTTCGGGCGCTGCGGCGGCATGACCGGTGCCGAAGTATTCGGGGTGACGCCCGACTTGCTGAACGTGGCCAAGCAGCTCACCAACGGCGCGGTTCCCATGGGCGCGGTGATTGCCAAAAGCGAAATTTATAACGCCTTTATGGAAGCCGGCGGCCCAGACTACATGGTGGAATTCCCCCACGGTTATACCTACTCGGCCCACCCCCTGGCCTGCGCTGCGGGCATTGCCGCGCTCGATGTTTTGCAAAAGGACAAGCTGCCCCAGCGTGTGGCGGAGCTTGCGCCATATTTTGAAAACCAATTGCACCAACTGAGAGATCGCCCGCACGTAGCCGGCATTCGCAACTTCGGTTTCGCCGGCGCGCTGAGCCTCGCCCACTACCCGGGCGAGCCCGCCCGACGCCCCTATGAAATTGCCATGGCCATGTGGGCCAAGGGTTTCTACGTGCGCTACGGCGGCGACACCATCCAGCTTGGCCTGCCATTCATTACCGAAAAAGCAGAGATCGATGCCCTGCTAAACGCCCTGGCAGACACGCTCACTGAAAACACATAA
- the rdgC gene encoding recombination-associated protein RdgC, whose protein sequence is MWFKNLQIYRISEGYDLNLATLSDALAEQAFTPCSQQEMTKSGWVSPLGKHATELAHVAQNAALITLRKEEKVIPAAVLRDMVEDKAQQIEAAEERRVYRKEKEQMKEEILFECLPRALRKSRRTHALIDLELGLIIVDASSPARAEELITLLRQTLGSLPLSLMQYEYSPAVQMTEWVAGNNLPDVWALEHECELRESGEDGAIIKCKRHDLACEEIQQHLQAGKQVVQLALNWQQQLTFLLTHEGHIKRLGFGDELKQEAQDSGGDQLALLDSEFALMTLTLRRFLPDLAQALGGHKAEAV, encoded by the coding sequence ATGTGGTTTAAAAACTTACAAATCTATCGCATCAGCGAGGGTTACGACCTCAATCTTGCAACACTCAGTGATGCACTGGCTGAACAAGCCTTTACGCCCTGCTCGCAGCAAGAAATGACCAAATCCGGCTGGGTTTCGCCACTGGGCAAACACGCTACGGAACTTGCCCACGTGGCGCAAAATGCGGCATTGATTACCCTGCGCAAGGAAGAGAAAGTCATTCCCGCAGCCGTGCTGCGCGACATGGTAGAAGACAAAGCCCAGCAAATTGAAGCCGCCGAAGAGCGCCGGGTTTACCGCAAAGAAAAAGAGCAGATGAAAGAAGAGATTCTGTTCGAATGCCTGCCCCGCGCCTTGCGCAAAAGCCGCCGCACCCATGCGCTGATCGACCTGGAGCTTGGGCTGATCATTGTGGATGCCTCAAGCCCCGCGCGCGCCGAAGAGCTGATTACCCTGCTGCGCCAAACCTTGGGTTCGCTACCGCTATCACTTATGCAATACGAATACTCGCCCGCCGTGCAAATGACCGAGTGGGTAGCGGGCAACAACCTGCCAGATGTCTGGGCACTGGAACACGAGTGCGAACTGCGCGAGAGCGGCGAAGACGGCGCCATTATCAAATGCAAACGCCACGATTTGGCCTGTGAAGAGATCCAGCAACACCTGCAGGCGGGCAAGCAGGTGGTTCAGCTGGCGCTTAACTGGCAACAACAGCTCACCTTCCTACTTACCCACGAAGGCCATATCAAGCGGTTGGGCTTTGGCGATGAGCTAAAGCAGGAAGCCCAAGACAGCGGCGGCGACCAACTGGCACTGCTTGACAGCGAATTTGCGCTCATGACCTTAACCCTGCGGCGTTTTCTGCCAGACCTTGCCCAAGCACTCGGCGGCCACAAAGCCGAAGCCGTGTAA
- a CDS encoding DUF4202 domain-containing protein — MFSKARAFEAIDAINAQDPKQETVNGESLPAALLYGQRMSARLASFQPEASLALAIACRAQHIERWIIPRTDYPMDRGGYHRWRTALGRHHAERTQALVAELGADTALIDTLGQLLRKEALKQNPQTQALEDVACLVFIEHYLQPFSEQHDEAKLVSIIQKTWRKMSAAGQAAALALPLHPTVAPIIKKALNGADGAA, encoded by the coding sequence GTGTTTAGCAAGGCCCGCGCCTTTGAAGCCATCGATGCCATTAACGCCCAAGACCCAAAGCAGGAAACCGTTAACGGTGAAAGCCTGCCGGCGGCGCTGCTATACGGCCAGCGCATGTCGGCACGATTGGCCAGCTTTCAGCCCGAGGCAAGCCTGGCGCTGGCCATTGCCTGCCGCGCCCAGCACATAGAGCGCTGGATAATCCCGCGCACCGATTACCCAATGGATCGCGGTGGCTACCACCGCTGGCGCACAGCCCTTGGCCGCCACCACGCCGAGCGCACCCAGGCACTGGTTGCAGAATTAGGCGCAGACACCGCGCTCATAGACACCCTGGGCCAGCTGCTGCGCAAAGAGGCTCTCAAACAAAACCCGCAAACCCAGGCGCTGGAAGATGTTGCCTGCCTCGTTTTTATTGAACATTACCTGCAGCCCTTCAGCGAGCAGCACGACGAAGCCAAGCTCGTCAGCATCATCCAGAAAACCTGGCGCAAAATGTCTGCCGCAGGCCAAGCAGCGGCACTGGCGCTGCCATTACACCCAACCGTTGCGCCAATTATTAAAAAGGCGCTGAACGGAGCTGACGGTGCTGCTTAA
- a CDS encoding BolA family transcriptional regulator, producing MPDHPSQPTLPQGPMQARIEQALTRAFSPQMLRIENESHMHNVPPGSESHFKVQLVAAAFEGKRLVQQHQLVYGALGEIMGEIHALALHTWSPGQWQGAAAPDSPKCLGGSKAG from the coding sequence ATGCCAGATCACCCAAGCCAGCCAACATTGCCCCAAGGGCCAATGCAGGCCCGAATTGAACAAGCGCTTACCCGGGCCTTTAGCCCGCAAATGTTGCGTATAGAAAACGAAAGCCACATGCACAATGTGCCGCCTGGCTCTGAATCGCACTTTAAGGTGCAGTTGGTGGCAGCGGCGTTCGAGGGTAAACGACTGGTGCAGCAACACCAGCTGGTGTATGGCGCCCTGGGCGAGATAATGGGCGAGATTCACGCGCTGGCCTTGCATACCTGGTCGCCCGGCCAGTGGCAGGGCGCGGCTGCGCCTGATTCACCCAAGTGCCTGGGTGGCAGCAAGGCGGGCTGA